CTTTGTGTAGCTTATCCCTTAGAATCTGGATTTCCTCGCGTTGCTTATTGATTAAGTCAATCGCCTCGTCGATCTTCTTTTCTAATAGTTGAAGATTCTGTTCAAGCTCTGAATTATTTTTCATCATCATTCCTCAGGCAGGCGTAGTTGAATTGGCCAGCGGCTTGTAATCTTATTGATAATCTGGTCAAATATTTTCGTAGCTTCTTCATGACTGAGGGTCCGTTCCCGGGACTGTAAGGTCAAGCGAATCCCTAAATTGGCTTTACCCGGTGGTAAGGGCTTACCAACAAAGTAGTCGAAAATTTCAATACTACTTAGAAGGGCGCCGCCAAGCTCGCGAATATACTCTAATATATCCTGAGGTGAGATATCATCAGTAATAATAAATGAAAAGTCTCGAGTAATACTCGGGAATTTCGGTATCGGCTGATAGTAACGATAACCTGGTAGTAAGTTTATCAGCTCTTCTAAGTCAATGGTCAATGCCAAAACCGGAAAATTTATATCAAAAGAATCTAACACCTCTTTAGCTAAACTCCCTAAAGTACCTAAAGTTCGATCGGCAAATTTTATATCAAGCCCGACTTCTAAGTAGGGTTCATTTGATGGCTCATAACTAATATCTTTTATCCGATAATAATCAAAAAATGCTTCAGCCAGGCCCTTAAGGTCATAGAAATCATAGGTTGTAGCCTTGGCGCCTGACCAAAAAAGTGGCTCCCGTTCCCCGCAGATAATCAGAGCTAACTCATTTTTTTCAATGAATTCCTTTTGGTAATAAAAAACTTTACCAATTTCAAATAATCGCAGGTTCTTATTGCCGCGTGCGGCATTAATTCGAACACTCTCAAGCAGCGTGGCTAAAATTTTAGGTCTTAAGTAGGCGTAGCGCTCGTTTAAGGGTTTGGGCAGTTTTATTAGCTCGTCCTTCTTAAATAACTTAGCGACTTTCTGGTCGCAAAAACTTATGGTATAACATTCATAAAATCCCTTACCGACAAAAAACTGTCGAAAATTATTTATATAGCTTTGATGCCGATGTCGAGCCCCTGGTCGCTTGATTTGTGAGCTAAACTGGGAAGGTAGATTTTCATAACCGTATAGCCGGGCAACTTCTTCAATTAAATCAATCTCGGTTCGTAAATCAACTCGAGCCTGCGGCACTCGCACTTTAAGACCATCTGCGGCATCTTCTATTGCGCAGCACATTTTCCCGAGAATTGATTTTATGAGCTTGGCCTCAAATGGGATCCCGATAATTTTACTGACCCGTGCCGGTGATAAATTAATTTCCACCGGGCTAAGCGCCGTGCGTTCTTCTAACTTGCCGGGAATTAACTCGCCATAACCGAAATATTTAATTAACTCCGAAGCCTCGGCGGAAGCTTGCTCTAAAATCTCGGGATCGACCCCTAGTTCAAAGCGCTCTAGGGCTTCAGTAGTAATATTCAGAGCCCGCCGGGCTCGACGAATTGTTTTGGGATTAAATCGGGCACATTCTAAGACGACTTCTTTGGTATCATAGCTAATCTCGCTCTCAGCACTACCAACGATACCGGCAATCGCCATGGGATACTTGCTATCAGCGATGACTAAGGCTTCTGGGGTAAGTTCTATAACTTCGTTATTGATTGTCGTAATCTTCTCACCTTTTTGAGCAAACCGCACCACAATTTTATGGTCGGTAATTTTTCGATAGTCAAAGGCATGGAGTGGCGTACCATATTTAATCATGATATAATTGGTAATATCCACTACATTATTAATCGGTCGCAGACCTGAAGCATAAAGTCGCCACTGGATAATTAACGGCGACGGTAAAATTGTAAGATTACCAATCATCCGAGCAATATAGTCCGGACAAGCATTCTTTTCTATAACTTCTAAACTTAAATAGTCCTTAATGGAGTTAAAAGTTTTCTGATCCTTGTGATTTATGCGAAATCGACTACGGAAATGGTCATCGGGTATTTTAACTTGTTCGGTAATCTCTCGATAGCTAGCAATTTCACGGGCCAGTCCTAAGATACTTAAAAGGTCAGCCCGATTTGGTAAAATCTCTAAATCTAAAACTACGTCATCTAAATAATTGGTAAGCTTTTGACCAAGTTCATAGTTGGGCTCTAAAACGTAGGCGAGCTCGTCATCGAAAAATTTTAGATAACTAGGTGTAAGCAGCAGCTGTTTTTGGCGGTGATAGGCAACTTTATCGCCGGGG
This genomic window from candidate division WOR-3 bacterium contains:
- the pheT gene encoding phenylalanine--tRNA ligase subunit beta is translated as MRLPLRWLHDFLPLELEVTELCALLTKRGIEVKDVIYIGELLRDFIVWEVKEVNQNSIVIFDGHESRAINAISYHLAPGDKVAYHRQKQLLLTPSYLKFFDDELAYVLEPNYELGQKLTNYLDDVVLDLEILPNRADLLSILGLAREIASYREITEQVKIPDDHFRSRFRINHKDQKTFNSIKDYLSLEVIEKNACPDYIARMIGNLTILPSPLIIQWRLYASGLRPINNVVDITNYIMIKYGTPLHAFDYRKITDHKIVVRFAQKGEKITTINNEVIELTPEALVIADSKYPMAIAGIVGSAESEISYDTKEVVLECARFNPKTIRRARRALNITTEALERFELGVDPEILEQASAEASELIKYFGYGELIPGKLEERTALSPVEINLSPARVSKIIGIPFEAKLIKSILGKMCCAIEDAADGLKVRVPQARVDLRTEIDLIEEVARLYGYENLPSQFSSQIKRPGARHRHQSYINNFRQFFVGKGFYECYTISFCDQKVAKLFKKDELIKLPKPLNERYAYLRPKILATLLESVRINAARGNKNLRLFEIGKVFYYQKEFIEKNELALIICGEREPLFWSGAKATTYDFYDLKGLAEAFFDYYRIKDISYEPSNEPYLEVGLDIKFADRTLGTLGSLAKEVLDSFDINFPVLALTIDLEELINLLPGYRYYQPIPKFPSITRDFSFIITDDISPQDILEYIRELGGALLSSIEIFDYFVGKPLPPGKANLGIRLTLQSRERTLSHEEATKIFDQIINKITSRWPIQLRLPEE